Proteins encoded together in one Janthinobacterium tructae window:
- the recJ gene encoding single-stranded-DNA-specific exonuclease RecJ, with amino-acid sequence MTRTRIATRPCPYRESESLRQGGIHPVLARLYASRGLTDAKELSSELAALMPPSGLLHIDAAGVFLADAIAAKKRMVIVADYDCDGATACAVAIRGLRAMGADVDFIVPNRFEYGYGLTPEIVALTAREKSPDIIITVDNGIASIDGVAEANRRGIQVVVTDHHLPADTLPDAAVIVNPNQPACGFPSKNLAGVGVVFYVLLALRAELRRRAVFDARTQPKLDNLLDLVALGTVADVVRLDSNNRILVAQGLKRMRKGNMHAGVAALFRVAGREARSATPFDLGFALGPRLNAAGRLQDMSLGIECLITDDEGRAWALAQQLNDINLKRREIEADMQDTALLHLDAFEPANSSTISVFDASWHQGVIGIVASRLKEKFYRPTITFAPGADGWIKGSGRSIPGFHLRDALDLVSKRAPSLIDKFGGHAMAAGLTIRADAFEAFSQAFEAVGQAWLSQQQLERVVETDGPLEDAYYTTAFIELMDGQVWGQGFAPPVFCDEFRVVSQRILKERHLKLLLEKNGVRFDAIWFGHTDSLGERSRVAFRLDANEYNGTTKVQLMVEHAEPV; translated from the coding sequence ATGACCCGTACCCGCATCGCCACCCGTCCCTGCCCTTACCGCGAATCCGAATCGCTGCGCCAGGGCGGCATCCACCCAGTGCTGGCCCGCCTGTACGCTTCGCGCGGCCTGACGGACGCGAAGGAACTGTCGAGCGAACTGGCGGCCCTGATGCCGCCGTCCGGCTTGCTGCACATCGACGCGGCCGGCGTCTTCCTGGCCGACGCCATTGCCGCCAAGAAACGCATGGTCATCGTGGCCGACTACGATTGCGACGGCGCTACCGCCTGCGCCGTGGCCATCCGCGGCTTGCGCGCCATGGGCGCCGACGTCGATTTCATCGTGCCCAACCGTTTTGAATACGGCTACGGCCTGACGCCGGAAATCGTCGCACTGACGGCCCGCGAAAAGTCGCCCGACATCATCATCACCGTCGACAACGGCATCGCCAGCATCGACGGTGTGGCCGAAGCGAACCGGCGCGGCATCCAGGTGGTCGTTACCGACCACCATTTGCCGGCCGACACCCTGCCCGACGCGGCCGTCATCGTCAACCCGAACCAACCCGCCTGCGGCTTTCCCAGCAAGAACCTGGCTGGCGTGGGCGTGGTGTTCTACGTGCTGCTGGCCCTGCGGGCGGAACTGCGCCGGCGCGCTGTATTCGATGCGCGGACGCAGCCCAAGCTCGACAACCTGCTCGATCTGGTGGCGCTGGGCACGGTGGCCGACGTGGTGCGCCTCGATAGCAACAACCGCATCCTCGTCGCGCAGGGCCTCAAACGCATGCGCAAGGGCAATATGCACGCGGGGGTGGCCGCCCTGTTCCGCGTGGCGGGCCGCGAAGCGCGCAGCGCCACGCCGTTCGACCTGGGCTTTGCCCTGGGCCCGCGCCTGAATGCGGCCGGGCGCCTGCAGGACATGTCGCTGGGCATCGAATGCCTGATCACGGACGACGAAGGCCGCGCCTGGGCACTGGCACAGCAACTCAACGACATCAACCTGAAGCGCCGCGAAATCGAGGCGGACATGCAGGATACGGCCCTGCTGCACCTGGACGCTTTTGAGCCGGCCAACAGCAGCACCATCAGCGTCTTCGATGCCTCCTGGCACCAGGGCGTGATCGGCATCGTCGCCTCGCGCCTGAAGGAAAAATTTTATCGCCCGACCATCACGTTCGCACCTGGCGCCGATGGCTGGATCAAGGGCTCCGGCCGCTCGATTCCCGGCTTTCATTTGCGCGACGCGCTCGACCTGGTGTCGAAACGGGCGCCCAGCCTGATCGACAAGTTCGGCGGCCACGCCATGGCGGCGGGCCTGACCATCCGCGCCGACGCCTTCGAGGCGTTTTCCCAGGCCTTCGAAGCCGTGGGCCAGGCCTGGCTCAGCCAGCAACAGCTGGAACGGGTAGTGGAAACGGATGGCCCGCTGGAAGACGCCTACTACACGACGGCTTTCATCGAGCTGATGGATGGGCAAGTGTGGGGCCAGGGCTTCGCCCCGCCCGTCTTCTGCGATGAATTCCGCGTCGTCAGCCAGCGCATATTAAAAGAGCGCCATTTGAAACTGCTGCTGGAAAAGAACGGCGTGCGCTTCGACGCCATCTGGTTCGGCCATACCGATTCCCTGGGCGAACGCAGCCGGGTCGCCTTCCGGCTCGATGCGAATGAATACAATGGCACGACCAAAGTGCAACTCATGGTGGAGCACGCCGAACCTGTGTAG
- a CDS encoding PEP-CTERM sorting domain-containing protein has translation MQLIVRAGIAAAVFTLASGSALAASNLQVIDSHSVSLFTASGGAFGAGSAISPTLWQVKYDSNTFLAFCLDPHVALSNTANSYSSGAFAASDAVKRLYEGYYASSIANVSTNANSAAAFQVALWELNNDDSNVLTGDLRFKSLSNAVVSEANFMLKDATTGGATIKNLYNYTSLSSVNPASQTLLSVSPVPEAQTWAMLVAGLGLLGFMARRRKAGQI, from the coding sequence ATGCAACTGATCGTCCGCGCCGGCATCGCAGCCGCTGTTTTCACCCTCGCCAGCGGCAGCGCCCTGGCCGCCTCCAATCTGCAAGTGATCGACTCGCATAGCGTCAGTTTGTTTACGGCCAGCGGCGGCGCTTTCGGCGCCGGCAGCGCCATTTCGCCGACCTTGTGGCAAGTCAAGTACGACAGCAACACCTTCCTGGCCTTTTGCCTCGATCCCCATGTCGCGCTGAGCAACACCGCGAACAGCTACAGCAGCGGTGCCTTTGCCGCCAGCGACGCCGTCAAGCGCCTGTACGAGGGCTATTACGCCTCGTCCATCGCGAATGTGTCGACCAACGCCAACAGTGCCGCCGCCTTCCAGGTGGCCCTGTGGGAATTGAACAATGACGACAGCAATGTGTTGACGGGCGACCTGCGCTTCAAGAGCCTGAGCAATGCAGTCGTGAGCGAAGCGAACTTCATGCTGAAAGATGCAACAACAGGCGGCGCCACCATCAAGAATCTGTACAACTACACCAGCCTGAGCAGCGTCAACCCCGCTTCGCAAACCCTGTTGAGCGTGTCGCCGGTACCGGAAGCGCAAACCTGGGCCATGCTGGTTGCCGGCCTGGGCTTGCTGGGCTTCATGGCGCGCCGCCGCAAAGCCGGTCAAATCTGA
- a CDS encoding SdrD B-like domain-containing protein, translating to MTTYNLSTTVHVCEDINKNFDIRDLLIQAGYTAQGELNIKNFTVLLPDDTESTVNTPLFGMLDADTVYVRPGDWAANYNGNFSTIQVTIDKGNGDLVQLELQVIIDPVNDAPDAADKTFNLVDGASVVLSESDFGFHDDVEHDGFKSIVITNTTTAGQVLLNGVAVAVGTEVSIDDIRAGHLVFVPSQTVAGNFDLGFKVRDDGGTAGCNAQDLSLVPHHLTFNVPMAHLGDFVWEDKNANGVQDAGEAGIANVVVQLKDGTGAVVASTTTDANGGYHFDVNPGTYSVTVVTPNGYTATAASQGGDAAKDSNIDAAGNMAPVTLAPGETNSSLDAGLYRAAELGDRVWFDANKNGVQDAGEAGVAGVKVTLLDASGNAVGSPLVTDANGNYLFTNLKPGAYSVQFDKTSLPAGYAFTGQDQGGDDLRDSDASAIDGKTAQVLLASGDSNHSLDAGIVALPASLGDRVWHDANMNGVQDAGEAGISGVTVQLKNAAGSVIGSTVTDATGYYNFSVDAGTYSVAVVAPPGYLSTVKDAGGNDALDSDINAAGQSALVTVAAGQNYKDLDAGLYKTASIGDRVWFDANGNGTQDAGEAGVCGVKVNLYNAAGAVVASATTDASGNYLFSNLVPGNYYLGFVPPAGYNFTKADVGGYATDSDVNPATGLTTTWIALKSGDVQLDWDAGLVKCAPVTGSIGNRVWEDNNYNGVQDAGELGVAGVKVNLLNANNQIIATTTTNASGNYLFDNLVAGSYKVAVVRPSGFYYTKANVGNDASDSDIDASTGRSGLINLAAGQNDMSWDAGIYRKASLGDKVWRDADHDGVQDSNEAGIANIKVQLFSGSGALLATTYTNSNGNYKFADLDPGSYSLKFDKSGVYHAGYAMDSWRWGVKNVGSNDNIDSDVNSNGSYANVVYTDVLKLASGQNDMSWDAAITPIVIDLNGDGVHTIARADFHGSFDLLGTGSAIQSGWVSAHDGLLAIDSNGNGKIDNISELFGGNEKGTGFAKLSSYDSNGDGVVDAKDDKFAELRIWRDANSNGVTDDGELMSLHDAGVASLTVSYTELPFLDANDNLHLERSSATLANGKTVDMTDVYFNVDAKDAAKAGVSLPSMADLLRDDHALDKALGQDASVATVAAAPAAPAVEAQAQCEMAEVLRRAMAHTTAQPQEMAA from the coding sequence ATGACTACCTACAATCTGTCGACCACGGTTCACGTGTGCGAAGACATTAACAAGAACTTCGATATCCGCGACTTGCTGATACAGGCCGGCTACACGGCGCAAGGCGAGTTGAACATCAAGAATTTCACTGTCCTGTTGCCGGATGATACGGAATCGACCGTCAACACCCCCCTGTTTGGCATGCTCGACGCGGACACCGTGTATGTGCGTCCCGGCGACTGGGCCGCCAACTACAATGGCAATTTCTCGACCATCCAGGTGACGATCGACAAGGGCAATGGCGATCTCGTCCAACTGGAGCTGCAAGTGATCATCGATCCCGTCAACGACGCACCCGATGCGGCCGACAAGACCTTCAACCTGGTCGATGGCGCCAGCGTCGTACTCAGCGAAAGCGATTTCGGCTTCCACGACGACGTCGAGCACGACGGCTTCAAGTCCATCGTCATCACCAATACCACCACGGCAGGGCAAGTCTTGCTCAACGGCGTGGCCGTCGCGGTCGGCACGGAAGTCTCCATCGATGATATCCGCGCGGGCCACCTGGTCTTCGTGCCGAGCCAAACCGTGGCCGGCAATTTCGATCTGGGCTTCAAGGTGCGCGATGACGGCGGCACTGCCGGTTGCAACGCACAAGACCTGAGCCTGGTGCCGCATCACCTGACCTTCAACGTACCGATGGCCCACCTGGGCGACTTCGTCTGGGAAGACAAGAATGCCAACGGCGTGCAGGATGCGGGCGAAGCGGGCATCGCCAATGTCGTGGTGCAATTGAAAGATGGCACCGGCGCCGTGGTGGCATCGACCACCACCGACGCGAATGGCGGTTACCACTTCGATGTCAATCCCGGCACGTATTCCGTCACCGTGGTGACGCCGAATGGCTACACGGCGACTGCTGCAAGCCAGGGCGGCGACGCGGCCAAGGATAGCAATATCGATGCGGCCGGCAACATGGCGCCCGTCACCCTGGCGCCGGGCGAGACCAATTCGAGCCTGGACGCGGGTCTGTACCGCGCCGCCGAGCTGGGCGACCGCGTGTGGTTCGATGCTAACAAGAATGGCGTGCAAGATGCGGGTGAAGCCGGCGTTGCCGGCGTCAAAGTGACCTTGCTCGATGCCTCGGGCAACGCCGTCGGCAGCCCGCTCGTCACGGACGCGAATGGCAACTACCTGTTCACGAATCTGAAGCCGGGCGCCTACAGCGTCCAGTTCGACAAGACCAGCCTGCCTGCCGGCTATGCCTTTACGGGCCAGGACCAGGGCGGCGATGACCTGCGTGATTCCGACGCCAGCGCCATCGACGGCAAGACGGCGCAAGTATTGCTCGCTTCCGGCGACAGCAACCATAGCCTGGATGCGGGCATCGTGGCCTTGCCGGCCTCGCTTGGCGACCGCGTCTGGCATGACGCCAATATGAACGGCGTGCAGGATGCGGGCGAAGCGGGCATCAGCGGCGTCACCGTGCAGCTGAAAAATGCAGCTGGCAGCGTGATCGGCTCGACCGTCACGGATGCTACCGGCTATTACAATTTCAGCGTCGATGCTGGCACGTATTCGGTTGCCGTCGTCGCGCCGCCAGGCTATTTGAGCACGGTCAAGGATGCCGGTGGCAACGATGCGCTCGACAGCGATATCAACGCGGCGGGTCAGAGCGCCCTGGTGACCGTTGCCGCAGGCCAGAACTACAAGGACCTCGATGCCGGCCTGTATAAAACCGCCAGCATTGGCGACCGCGTGTGGTTTGACGCCAACGGCAACGGCACGCAGGACGCGGGCGAGGCGGGCGTGTGCGGCGTGAAAGTCAATCTGTACAACGCCGCAGGCGCCGTGGTGGCCAGCGCCACCACGGATGCTAGCGGCAATTATCTGTTCAGCAACCTGGTGCCAGGCAATTACTACCTGGGTTTCGTGCCACCAGCCGGCTACAATTTCACCAAGGCGGACGTAGGCGGCTACGCCACCGATTCGGATGTCAATCCGGCTACCGGCCTCACCACCACCTGGATCGCGTTGAAATCGGGTGATGTCCAGCTCGATTGGGATGCGGGCCTGGTCAAATGCGCGCCTGTTACCGGCAGCATCGGCAATCGCGTGTGGGAAGACAATAATTACAACGGCGTGCAGGATGCGGGCGAACTGGGCGTGGCGGGTGTGAAAGTCAACCTGCTCAATGCCAACAACCAGATCATCGCCACGACAACGACAAATGCCAGCGGAAATTATCTGTTCGACAATCTCGTCGCCGGTAGCTACAAGGTGGCAGTCGTGCGTCCATCGGGTTTCTATTACACCAAGGCGAATGTCGGCAATGACGCCAGCGATTCCGACATCGATGCGAGCACGGGCCGTTCCGGCCTGATCAACCTGGCCGCCGGCCAGAACGACATGAGCTGGGATGCGGGCATCTACCGCAAAGCCAGCCTGGGCGACAAGGTGTGGCGCGACGCCGACCATGACGGCGTACAGGATAGCAATGAGGCGGGCATCGCCAACATCAAGGTGCAACTGTTTTCGGGCAGTGGCGCGCTGCTGGCTACCACCTACACCAACTCGAATGGCAACTACAAGTTTGCCGACCTCGATCCGGGCAGCTACTCGCTCAAGTTCGACAAATCGGGCGTGTATCACGCCGGCTACGCCATGGATAGCTGGCGCTGGGGCGTGAAGAACGTGGGTTCGAACGACAACATCGATTCCGACGTCAACAGCAATGGCTCGTATGCCAACGTGGTCTACACGGATGTCCTGAAACTGGCATCGGGCCAGAACGACATGAGCTGGGATGCCGCCATCACGCCTATCGTGATCGACCTGAATGGCGACGGCGTGCATACCATCGCCCGCGCCGATTTCCACGGCAGCTTCGACTTGCTGGGTACGGGCAGCGCCATCCAGTCGGGCTGGGTCTCGGCCCATGACGGCTTGCTGGCCATCGACAGCAATGGCAATGGCAAGATCGATAACATCTCCGAACTGTTTGGCGGCAATGAAAAGGGCACGGGCTTTGCCAAGCTGTCCAGCTATGACTCGAACGGCGACGGCGTGGTCGACGCGAAAGATGACAAGTTTGCCGAACTGCGCATCTGGCGCGACGCCAACAGCAATGGCGTGACGGACGACGGCGAACTGATGTCGTTGCACGACGCCGGCGTCGCCAGCCTGACGGTGTCCTACACGGAACTGCCTTTCCTCGACGCCAATGACAACCTGCACCTGGAGCGCAGCAGCGCCACGCTGGCCAACGGCAAGACGGTCGACATGACGGACGTGTACTTCAACGTCGATGCCAAGGATGCGGCCAAGGCCGGCGTATCGCTGCCAAGCATGGCCGACCTGCTGCGCGACGACCATGCGCTCGACAAGGCGCTGGGCCAGGATGCGAGCGTCGCCACGGTGGCTGCAGCCCCGGCTGCTCCCGCTGTCGAAGCCCAGGCGCAGTGCGAGATGGCGGAGGTATTGCGCCGCGCCATGGCGCACACCACTGCACAGCCCCAGGAAATGGCTGCCTGA
- a CDS encoding type I secretion system permease/ATPase — protein MTPPSAAHAADATPSISSADSIAEAVVFLARFFGTAVQAERLRASVLAHGDPAAADFLDQALAHGSLAGTALPVDQPRRPTEMPALLLNGAGQALVVLTIADGKYECHVPGIEGSSWLDAAMLAQEVPAGRWVAVRPVMFFDQRSLLYSMPAAGRWFWDVFNRNRWVFRWALLGTLVLNIISALVPFYAMAVYDRVIPNNATSSLWVLTIAVVALTVFELAMRLLRGELVETASRRMDVALSSSIFAQCLRLRAASRPASGGTLANTVRDFESVREFFASTTLTTLGDLPFLLLFLLVIALVGGWLVLVPLAAIPILLLVAFASRAALARHVAASMQESGQRTAHLFETMNGLDTIKALGAEAWSRRKWESLTVAIAANSVETREIVSRVNYINTAVLALSGTAVVAVGALLMGERLLTLGQIIAVSMLTGRALAPVSQIAGLIMRWEQTKLSYHALNKIMEAPTDDDAASLQAPPLSGRIEFRDVGFAYPHSPPLLDKLNLHIRAGERVGVIGKLGSGKSTLLRLLLNQYGPQSGSVLFDDLASTQLEPLSLRRQIGYVPQDVTLFHGTLRENIELGRSQPDDAKLLDAIRLACLDDIITQLPNGVATEVGERGERLSGGQRQAVAMARALLVKPPILLLDEPSSMFDPATEQRLIARLRTLQDTTIVLVTHRMAMLALVDRLIVFDRGRIVADGPRDEVLRVLNGQGAKPAAAVEATTGAPA, from the coding sequence ATGACGCCACCTTCTGCCGCGCACGCCGCCGACGCTACTCCCTCCATTTCCTCCGCCGACAGCATCGCCGAGGCGGTGGTGTTCCTGGCGCGCTTTTTCGGCACCGCCGTGCAAGCCGAACGCCTGCGCGCCAGCGTGCTCGCGCACGGCGACCCGGCTGCCGCCGACTTCCTCGACCAGGCGTTGGCCCATGGCAGCCTGGCCGGCACGGCGCTGCCGGTGGATCAGCCGCGCCGCCCCACGGAAATGCCGGCCCTGCTGTTGAATGGCGCGGGACAGGCGCTGGTGGTGCTGACGATCGCCGACGGCAAGTATGAATGCCATGTGCCCGGCATCGAAGGCAGTTCCTGGCTGGATGCGGCCATGCTGGCGCAGGAAGTGCCCGCAGGGCGCTGGGTGGCCGTGCGTCCGGTGATGTTCTTCGACCAGCGCAGCCTGCTCTACAGCATGCCGGCGGCGGGGCGCTGGTTCTGGGATGTCTTCAACCGCAACCGCTGGGTCTTTCGCTGGGCTTTGCTGGGCACTTTGGTGCTCAATATCATCAGCGCGCTGGTGCCGTTCTACGCGATGGCCGTGTATGACCGCGTGATCCCGAATAACGCCACCTCCAGCCTGTGGGTGCTGACGATCGCCGTGGTGGCGCTGACCGTTTTTGAACTGGCCATGCGATTGCTGCGCGGCGAACTGGTGGAAACGGCGTCGCGGCGCATGGATGTGGCCCTCTCGTCGAGCATTTTCGCCCAGTGCCTGCGCCTGCGCGCGGCCAGCCGGCCCGCCTCGGGCGGCACGCTGGCCAATACCGTGCGCGATTTCGAATCGGTGCGCGAATTCTTCGCCTCGACCACCCTGACCACCCTGGGCGACTTGCCGTTCCTGCTGCTGTTCCTGCTGGTCATTGCCTTGGTCGGCGGCTGGCTGGTGCTGGTGCCGCTGGCCGCCATTCCCATCCTGCTGCTGGTTGCCTTCGCCTCGCGCGCGGCGCTGGCGCGCCATGTGGCCGCCTCGATGCAGGAAAGCGGGCAGCGCACGGCGCACCTGTTTGAAACCATGAATGGCCTCGACACCATCAAGGCGCTGGGCGCCGAGGCATGGAGCCGCCGCAAATGGGAAAGCCTGACCGTGGCGATCGCCGCCAACAGCGTCGAGACGCGCGAAATCGTCAGCCGCGTCAATTACATCAACACGGCCGTGCTGGCCCTGTCCGGCACGGCCGTGGTGGCCGTCGGCGCCTTGCTGATGGGCGAGCGCCTGCTGACCCTGGGCCAGATCATCGCCGTGAGCATGCTGACGGGCCGCGCGCTGGCGCCCGTGAGCCAGATTGCGGGCCTGATCATGCGCTGGGAGCAGACCAAGCTGTCGTATCACGCCCTGAACAAGATCATGGAAGCGCCCACCGACGACGATGCGGCCAGCCTGCAGGCGCCGCCCCTGTCCGGACGCATCGAATTTCGCGACGTGGGGTTTGCATATCCGCACTCGCCGCCGCTGCTCGATAAACTCAACCTGCATATCCGCGCCGGCGAAAGAGTGGGCGTGATCGGCAAGCTCGGTTCCGGCAAGAGCACCTTGCTGCGCCTGCTGCTCAACCAGTACGGTCCGCAAAGCGGCAGCGTGCTGTTCGACGACCTGGCCAGCACCCAGCTCGAACCCTTGAGCTTGCGCCGTCAGATCGGCTATGTGCCGCAGGACGTGACCCTGTTCCATGGCACCCTGCGCGAAAACATCGAATTGGGCCGCAGCCAGCCCGATGACGCCAAGCTGCTCGACGCCATCCGCCTGGCCTGCCTGGACGACATCATCACCCAGCTGCCCAACGGCGTGGCGACGGAAGTGGGCGAGCGGGGCGAGCGCCTGTCCGGCGGCCAGCGGCAAGCCGTGGCCATGGCGCGCGCGCTGCTGGTCAAACCGCCCATTCTGCTGCTCGATGAACCGAGCAGCATGTTCGATCCGGCCACGGAACAGCGCCTGATCGCGCGCCTGCGCACCTTGCAGGACACCACCATCGTGCTCGTCACGCACCGCATGGCCATGCTGGCGCTGGTGGACCGGCTGATCGTCTTCGACCGTGGCCGCATCGTGGCAGACGGCCCGCGCGACGAGGTGCTGCGCGTCTTGAACGGGCAGGGCGCCAAGCCTGCCGCCGCCGTTGAAGCCACCACGGGAGCGCCGGCATGA
- a CDS encoding HlyD family type I secretion periplasmic adaptor subunit codes for MSALHARPLPQAHPDPEREPRRLVIRMLALIAVLVVLTLAWATFAQLDVSVNGRGAITPPSHLQEVQSLEGGIVREMLVQPGQQVHRGDLLLRLDTAQYEANLGASVQNRLAALAGRARLDALLTGGTPRFEPAWQQEAPELIAKETQLWRDGQREFASATAAAREGVTRRRGELAEAHGRIAQLETGLKIGMESLAIEERLFKEGAGSRGDYLNAQQRVQQQRTELDGLRSSVPRLLATLAEAQAQAGEVEARMRGQWGAQRSEYETKAAALASTVKGQQDQVSRRDITAPVDGVVNRVLVATVGGVAQPGKPILEIVPADSEVLISVRVKPSDIGFIHVGQSASANVLAYDATTYGRMKAQVVRVGADAIPDERNEPYFEVQLSTDRRQLTAHGKVLPVTPGMPVDVGILTGRRSVMQYVFKPVLRGLQSSLQER; via the coding sequence ATGAGCGCCCTGCATGCCCGTCCCTTGCCGCAGGCGCACCCGGACCCGGAACGCGAGCCGCGGCGCCTCGTCATCCGCATGCTGGCGCTGATCGCCGTGCTGGTGGTGCTGACGCTGGCCTGGGCCACGTTCGCCCAGCTCGACGTGTCCGTGAATGGCCGCGGCGCCATCACGCCGCCATCGCACCTGCAGGAAGTGCAAAGCCTGGAAGGCGGCATCGTGCGCGAGATGCTGGTGCAACCTGGCCAGCAGGTGCATCGCGGCGATTTGCTGCTGCGCCTGGACACGGCCCAGTATGAAGCCAACCTGGGCGCCAGCGTGCAGAACCGCCTGGCCGCGCTGGCGGGCAGGGCGCGCCTGGACGCGCTGCTGACGGGCGGCACGCCCCGCTTCGAGCCGGCATGGCAGCAAGAAGCGCCCGAACTGATCGCCAAGGAAACGCAGTTGTGGCGCGACGGTCAGCGCGAGTTCGCTTCGGCCACGGCGGCCGCGCGCGAAGGCGTGACGCGCCGGCGCGGCGAGCTGGCCGAGGCGCACGGCCGCATCGCCCAGCTCGAGACGGGTCTCAAGATCGGCATGGAGAGCCTGGCGATCGAGGAGCGCCTGTTCAAAGAGGGCGCAGGGTCGCGCGGCGACTACCTGAACGCGCAGCAGCGCGTGCAGCAGCAGCGCACGGAACTCGACGGCCTGCGCAGCTCCGTGCCGCGTTTGCTGGCCACCCTGGCCGAAGCGCAGGCGCAGGCCGGCGAAGTTGAAGCGCGCATGCGCGGCCAGTGGGGTGCGCAGCGCAGCGAATACGAAACCAAGGCGGCCGCGCTGGCCAGCACAGTCAAGGGTCAGCAAGATCAAGTGAGCCGGCGCGACATCACGGCGCCCGTCGACGGCGTCGTCAACCGCGTGCTGGTGGCCACCGTCGGCGGCGTGGCGCAGCCCGGCAAGCCTATCCTGGAAATCGTGCCGGCCGACTCCGAGGTGCTCATCTCCGTGCGCGTGAAACCGTCCGATATCGGCTTTATCCATGTGGGGCAGAGCGCCTCGGCGAATGTGCTGGCGTATGACGCCACCACCTATGGCCGCATGAAGGCGCAGGTGGTGCGCGTGGGCGCCGACGCCATCCCCGACGAGCGCAACGAGCCGTATTTCGAGGTGCAGCTCAGCACCGACCGCCGCCAGTTGACGGCGCATGGCAAGGTGCTGCCGGTCACGCCCGGCATGCCGGTCGACGTTGGCATCCTGACGGGACGCCGCTCGGTGATGCAATATGTGTTCAAGCCCGTGCTGCGCGGTTTGCAGTCTTCCCTGCAGGAGCGTTGA